One region of Triticum aestivum cultivar Chinese Spring chromosome 6B, IWGSC CS RefSeq v2.1, whole genome shotgun sequence genomic DNA includes:
- the LOC123137756 gene encoding ELMO domain-containing protein A → MDTNAGSFVAVRRLAGSDRAAGAVAFHHSSSAEVVTGSTAWIERGLSCVCVQSRDSDARLSFDLTPVQEECLLRLQNRIEIQYDSSNIEHQEELKALWCASFPGTELRGLISEQWKEMGWQGKDPSTDFRGGGFISLENLLFFARNYPKSFQELLRKQNGDRAIWEYPFAVAGVNITFMLIQMLDLQAVKPRSLFGAVFLKLLSENDRAFDILYCITFKLMDQQWLDMHATYMDFNTVMKSTRRQLERELLIEDIQRVEDMPSYKLLAR, encoded by the exons ATGGACACCAACGCCGGCTCCTTCGTCGCCGTCCGGCGGCTCGCTGGCTCCGACCGCGCGGCCGGCGCCGTCGCGTTCCATCACTCGTCCTCAG CGGAGGTCGTGACCGGGTCGACGGCGTGGATAGAGAGGGGGCTCTCCTGCGTCTGTGTGCAGAGTCGGGACAGCGACGCCCGCCTTTCGTTCGATTTGACTCCCGTTCAG GAAGAGTGCCTACTGAGGTTACAGAACCGGATAGAAATTCAGTATGATAGTTCAAACATAGAGCATCAG GAAGAATTGAAGGCCCTTTGGTGCGCCTCCTTTCCTGGAACTGAGCTTAGGGGCCTAATATCGGAACAATGGAAAGAGATGGGCTGGCAAGGGAAAGATCCATCCACGGATTTTAG AGGTGGAGGCTTCATCTCCTTGGAGAATTTATTGTTCTTCGCCAGGAACTATCCG AAATCTTTTCAGGAACTTCTTCGTAAGCAGAATGGTGACCGTGCAATTTGGGAATATCCATTTGCTGTAGCTGGTGTAAATATAACATTCATGCTCATTCAGATGCTTGATCTACAAGCAG TCAAACCAAGGTCATTGTTTGGAGCTGTTTTCCTAAAGCTACTTTCAG AAAATGATCGAGCTTTTGATATCCTGTACTGCATAACCTTCAAGCTGATGGATCAGCAATGGCTTGACATGCATGCTACTTACATGGACTTCAAT ACAGTCATGAAATCCACACGACGCCAGCTAGAAAGGGAGCTGTTGATTGAAGATATTCAGCGGGTCGAGGATATGCCATCGTACAAGCTTCTAGCCCGCTAG